A segment of the Bacillus pseudomycoides genome:
TGTCGCCCGAGCATGCATCAGTATTTCAGCTTGCTTTGCAGATGCTGCAACTTCTCGGCAAATCTCTTCTTCTTCTTCAGAAATACCTGGATGTCCAGCTTCAATCAGAGTTACTCCAAAATTCTCTAACAGATGTAGTAATGCAATTTTATCTTCCTTGGAGAAACGAATACCACATTGTTGTTCTCCTTCACGTAAGGTAGCATCTAATAATGTTATGCGCTTGTTCATTCCATTTTTCCTTCTTTCATTTCTATAAAGTTTAACGTTTGATCAAATAAGGTATGACAATTCTTTTCATAAATTGCCCAGTGCGTTGCATCGGGGATTACAACTTCTTTTTTTTGTTTTGTACCTGTTAATTTTGACATCATGTTTTGGTCTGCAAACGTGTCATCTTCTCCATAAATGACAAGTACTGGAACGGTAATTTTAGATACATCATATAAAGGTTTATTTTTCCAAATATAAAACAAATCTTCTAGTGGACCAACTGGTCGACGAATAGATTGGTTGTTTTTCTTACTCATAGGATCTGAATGGATAAATACTTGTTTTACAGCATCCATTGCTTCATTTGTAACGATTTTTTTATTTCCCATCATCATATGCCAATGATGCATTCCTTTCTCAAAGTCCACCATTTGATAGGCTGATGCCTCAGGATTAAATTGATTAGGTTGTAATGGATTTTCAAGAGGTTTTGTCATCATAGGTAGTGTGAACCCATGCATATATCCGTATAAAATAAGCTTATTAATATCTTGAGGATGGGATATCGCATAATTACCAGCCACAACACCCCCATATGACCAACCAACAATATGAATTTTTTTTACATTTCTTTTCTTTTTGATCCAATTTACAACTGTTTCTAGATCCTTAGTCGCATCATTTAAATGAATAACCGGACGGTTTTGGGAAGGAGGGTCTGACATTTCTATAGGGCGAGAAGAATGACCAAACCCTCTGAAATCCATAGCCCAAGTATCATACCCTTTTTTGGCATACTCATCCATCCACGAATATTTTGGTACATCAAAGGCTTGAGCTGTAGGTACACTAAATGGTTCTAAAAATAAGATTACTTCATCAGATGTATACTGTTTTTTATTATTTAAGTTTTTATGAAGCAAAAATAGTTTTTCTTCTCCTTGCTGAATTTCTAATTCTTGCTTTATCACTTTAGAAGTTTGAGCATCTTGAGAAGTTTCTTTGCTATTAGAGCAACCAGAGATAAGAATTATCAATAAAAAACCTACTATACTAATATATGTCCATTTTATTTTCATTTAGAATGTTCCTTTCATTTCATAGAAATGATAGCTATTATTCCAGCAGCAATAATTAATCCTGCGGGTAACCCTTTTGTAAATAGTACGGCGACAAGAGTACCTATTAAGACACCTAACAATATCGTAGGGTTCATAGGTAAAATCCCTACTCCTTTTCCCCCTATGTATGACACAGTAAAACCTGCTAGAATGGATCCTAAGCCGATAGGAGAGGCAATTAATTTTATTACGTTTTCACTTGTAATTTTTCCAGATGTAATTGGCATTAAAAGGAAGAGCATGAGAAAGAAAATACCAATTGGGAAAGAATATTGTTGAATAAGGTGTAATAAAGTTCTTTGACCAACAGCAAGTAAAACTCCTAATAAACAAGCTGCACCAGCTAGTGCATAATCCTTTACAAGTAGCGCAAGTGTAACAATAATTCCAAGTAACAAAAAAGGAAGCATATTCTCTTACCTCATCTATAATGTTGTATAATCCCATCTACCA
Coding sequences within it:
- a CDS encoding alpha/beta hydrolase, giving the protein MKIKWTYISIVGFLLIILISGCSNSKETSQDAQTSKVIKQELEIQQGEEKLFLLHKNLNNKKQYTSDEVILFLEPFSVPTAQAFDVPKYSWMDEYAKKGYDTWAMDFRGFGHSSRPIEMSDPPSQNRPVIHLNDATKDLETVVNWIKKKRNVKKIHIVGWSYGGVVAGNYAISHPQDINKLILYGYMHGFTLPMMTKPLENPLQPNQFNPEASAYQMVDFEKGMHHWHMMMGNKKIVTNEAMDAVKQVFIHSDPMSKKNNQSIRRPVGPLEDLFYIWKNKPLYDVSKITVPVLVIYGEDDTFADQNMMSKLTGTKQKKEVVIPDATHWAIYEKNCHTLFDQTLNFIEMKEGKME
- a CDS encoding DUF441 family protein; amino-acid sequence: MLPFLLLGIIVTLALLVKDYALAGAACLLGVLLAVGQRTLLHLIQQYSFPIGIFFLMLFLLMPITSGKITSENVIKLIASPIGLGSILAGFTVSYIGGKGVGILPMNPTILLGVLIGTLVAVLFTKGLPAGLIIAAGIIAIISMK